The window GGGATGAGCCACACAAAACTTGCTATAGAATTGTCCCAGAAAGCAAGCATGATATAAAAATTATAAAGAGTGGCAATAATAATATAGGAATGTACCATAAAATTTACCGAATAGGTTTTGCGTACAATCATGTACGTATAATCCAGTAAAAAAAGCCCCCCGAAAAGATACCAGGCCATAATTTTATCCGGGATGATAAAAGTAAATATCAAACCAAATATGGCAAGAATAACAGACATCAGAATGTTGTAATAATAGATCAGCTGTCTTTTGTACTGCTCAATTTTTATGTCTTTTTCGGTGGTCATTTGTGGTAATAGATAATTTTAAATCATTTTAACCTGTTTTATACTAATCAAATATACAAAAATGACTTGATTAATGCATTGGTTATTAATTATTTGTGTTTTGTTGAGCCGTTTCCGGTTTTTCATTGATTATTCATGAATTTGATTGATCTATGCGGATAACTTTGCACCAGCTAGCTCAACTAAGGCTGATTGATGACTTGTCAATTGACCTACAAGATTTATTCAAATTTTAAATAAATCAAATAATTTTTAAACAAATATACTAAAATGAAGAAAATAAAATTGACTCTTGGCAGCATGATGATGTGTTTTTCAATTACGGCATTTTCCCAAGTAGGTATTAATACTGATTCTCCTAAAGTGACATTCCATGTAGAAGGACAGCCAGATGTCACTACAGTGCCGGATGGGGTGATGGCCCCGAGAATAACAGGAGATCAGCTCAAAGCGAAAGATGATGTTTATTTGGCTGCCCAGACCGGAGCTTTAGTTTACGTAACGCAGGCCGTAACCGCACCTTCTGTAAAAACTGCAAAAGTAGATAAGGCAGGGTATTACATGTTCAACGGAACCACCTGGAAATTTGCATTCGGAGGTAAAGATGATGATATTACAGTTGGAGACTTAATTTATTACCATGGCAGCATTCCTGCCGGAACTTCCGGAGCTGCTACGCTGGCCAGTACATACCTTACAGATCTTCCTGTTTTGGGCGGTTTTTTGAGGCTTGATGCACAGTTCAACAGCAGTTCAGCGGGTACAGGAGCAGCCACTACCTTTAATCCAAGGCTTTATAACGCAGGAACTTCAGATGTAAAAATATGGGTTTCGGAAATGTCTACCCATACCGGTGATTCTGATAACGGGAATATTAAATTATCACCGGGAGCCTACAGGCAGTTTGATGACGGTGTTTATCTTACCCAGACTCATAATGAAACCGTTACGTTTGATATTACCATACAGGAACCGGAGCCAAGATGGTACAGGGTGTATTATGCATTCCGTGTAGATAATAAATCTACAACGGGAAGCAGTGATGCCACAACCACAGATTCCAACCCCTCTGATAATACCAGAGAACTCTTTCTTTCTGTACAAAGGCTTTATTAACAGTCCGTATTGCGATTCTGACAACACAATGGAATATAAAAAATCTGCGGATTCAATAGGTTAGCTGTTTAAGCCTGATGAGATTTGTGTTTTTTCCGGGGCAGGAATTTATAATTCCCGCCCCGTTTTTTTAATGCATCATTTCATATACCTTAATCAGTTCTGCAATATTTCCTACATTCAGTTTCTGGAAAATTCTTTTTTTGTAAGTGCTCACGGTAGACATCTGAATGCTAAGCCTGTTGGCTATTTCCAGATTCCCGTTTCCGTCAGCGAGAAGCTTAAATATCTCATATTCACGGGAAGAAAGTTTTTCTACAGGATTGTCTCTTTTGTTTTGAATAATAAGACCAATAAGGTCTGCGGGATAGAAATAACCCTTTTCAATTACCGTTTTCACAGCATTTTTAATTTCTTCCTCACTGCTTTGCTTATTCAGGTATCCTTCGGCTCCTTCTCTGATGTACTGAATAGCAACATCCTTGTCATATCCTGAAAATATAAGGATTTTCAGGTCGTTTTGAATATCTTTCAGTTCCGGAATCATTTTTTTATACTGTGTTCCGGGCATATCAATATCTAAAATAAGAAGATCATAACGTGAAAAGCTAATCTTTTTCTTCACCTGATCATAGTTTTCTGCAAAATCTATTTTCAACTCCGGGTAAGCCGTTTCCAGCACCAAAGAGGTTCCGGCTCTTACCACATAATGATCATCAGCAATTAAAATTCTTTCATTCATACCAATTAGTTTTTATTGAGTATTATTTCCACCACAGTACCTTGAGGCTCATTTTGTCTGAAACATATTTCGGCATTGATCTTTTTCACCAGGTGGATTACCATATGCAGACCAAGCCCTTTTCCCTTGAAGCTAGGGGTTTCAAGAGTAGGATTTTTAAAAAGGTCCATATAATTAGCGATCTGCTCCGCAGACATTCCGGTTCCTGTATCGGCAATAATAATGGTGGTTTTTTGTGGGTCTTCTGTAATATTTAAGGTTATATTCTCCTCAAAAGTATTTTTCACGGCATTATCAAGAATATTGTGGATAATGGCTGTTAGGATACTTTCATTAACCTTAGAATACACTTTACGATCAGTGAGATTGGTGATAACAGTTCCTTTTTCTTTTGCAATTTCACAGAATAATCTGTTTTTGATTTCCAGAATCCTGTTGATGGCATATTCTTTCTCTTCAAAAATATTTTCGGCTTTGTAAAGCTCTGTATATTCCTTAAGATTTAAGGTGAACTGGTACAGCTGCTCCGAAGATTTATAAATACTGTCAAAGTATTTCTTCTGAAGCTCCACATCATCAGAATCGTGAATTTTTTGAGATAGCATTGCAATGAATCTGATGGGAGTGGTAATATCATGGCTGATGGTTTCCACCAGCTTTTTCTGATATTCAGTCTCTTTTTGCAGATTACTTTTTACCAGTTCCAGATGAAGATAGGTTTCTTTGAGTTCCGAATTCTTATTGTGAACAATTTGTTTTAATGTCTTATTCTTTATTCTTAAGAAATTAGTCGTTAGCTGAAAGATGGCAATAATAATAATCAGAATAATGATGGTTACAGACACTCTGAACGTCATTGTATGATAAAAGGGAGGCTCGAACGGAGAAACTCCATGGTCTGTACTGTGCCACGGGAAAGGATGGCGCTGCCCGGAAACAGGTAAAGATATACAAGCAAAAATAAATGCCCAAACTCTCATAGATGTGCAAAACTGATCTATGCCTGCTGCTCATGCAAGAGGCGGTTAATATTAGTATTTGTACAAGTCGAAGTTTTTTTAATGATTGAGAACGATTGGAAATAAATTTTTATCATTGAAGTTTTCTGGTCTTTTGTGTTTTATAGTTTTTAATTGTGTAAAAATAGTGAAATTATGGAGATAAATAAACATTCTATCATTAGTTTTCGATAAGTTTTATCATGGTTTGCAGATGAAATGGAAAAATGTTTTTTTTGAAATGATCTGGTATTTCAATAACAGGGGATAAATTTATTTTGAAATATCTTGTTTTAATCTCAATGTTGTATTGAATTTTTAATTTGTTTTAGGATTTTATAAATAGAAAACAGGTTCTTTTGTGCATTTTTTTTTATGGATTTATGCTTTTTTGGGGTCCGTTTTCAGATCTTTTTGTAGAAAAAATTCGACAAAAAACTGAGGTTAATTCTATATAGATTCTTTGTGAAGCCTCATGAATATTCATATTTTTGCGAAACAATCTCAGAACAGATAAAGACATCTGATGTCTGTATAATGATTCTAAGAGCACAAATGATTTTACCTCAAAAAAGCAAAAGGTCTCCCTAAAGAGACCTTTTGATGTTTTGAGGTTCTTTCTTTGAAATATCATCCTTCTCAAAAAATTATTTCTATAAAAAAGCCTCCCGGAAATGATAGGGAGGCGAATAAAATTGACTGTATATTGAAGTGTAATTCAATCACTATTTATTGTTTTCAAGCCATTTCAGTCTGCGTTCGTCCGGCAGGTGTTGTACTCTGAAGTTTTCAAAAACCGCATTGAATCCCTTTCCATCCGGGCAGGCAGCCATCAGTCCAACCATTACGGGAGTGTTGTCCTGCAGAGGAGCATTTCGCATCATGGTATAATTCTGATCATCGAAAGAATAAAATATTTCCACGGCATCCAGTCTTCTTACTGCTTTTATCCATACAGCCGGAGGTGTTTTGTCTAAAGTAATAACGCTCCAGTCGCTTTTATTGTGGGTGACTACAGTGCTGAGATTGTATTTTCCATCTACAAATTCCACTCCGGCTTTGATGTAGTGCTCTTGGTCTATTCTCAGCATTAGCCCCATCTGGTCGAATCTTGCCTTGTAATTTCCCGTGATTTTCACTTTGGCTTCAAATTCTCCTCCATAGGTGGTGTAATAAAAAGGAGCGTCATCCACAGTAAATCCATAATGTGAAACTCTCCAGTAATCACTCTGAGGTGTTACAAACATAGACAGGCTGTTATTTTTGATTTCCCATTTTTCGGGTTCATTAAACCATGTCATTTTCTCTAAGGTCTGGGCAGAAAACTTCTGAATCAGGAATAAGGCGCAAAAGCCTAAAAACAATTTCTTCATTCTATTTTGAATAAATTTTACAGGTAAATTATTATTTTAGCAAAAGTAAAACTAAACCTCCATCGCATCAATACTGATAAATAACCATTATGGAAATCCGTGAACAGCTCAGCGGTAAATTACTGGGTAGAACCTCCCAAAAGTGTCTGCTGGACATAGAAGTCTATAAGCAGAGGTCCCTTATGTATTCTCAAATGGAAGGGACGATAGCTGTATTAAGTGATATGCAGGCCAATAAAAGCTATATTTATAAGTCAGAAGCAGCGGATGAGCTTGGTCTCTGTGAAGGCGAAAATCCTACAGAAATAGATTCTATCTGGGAGGAGGAAATAATGAAAAAGATACATCCCGATGACCGTTTAAAGAAATATATCCACGAACTTCGGTTTTTTAACTTGCTGGAAGCTATGCGAATGGAAGAGCGAAAGGCATACAGTGTTGTTTCAAAAATAAGAATGAAAGATAAAAATGAGGAATACCGCTGGGTGAAGCACCGCATGTTTTATATTTATTCTCCCTGCAATGGAAAGTTGAGATTTGCCCTTTGTCTTTATAATATTGCACTTTCTTCATCTGCTGCACCAGATTTTACGATCATCAATACCATAAAAGGAGAGATGGTTGTAAAAGATAAGCTTGATTACAAAAATATACTGAGCCCCAGGGAGCTGGAAGTCTTGAAGTTTGTAGGAGAGGGCTATGCAAGTAAAGAGATCGCAGCTTTACTCTCTATCAGCATTAATACGGTGAGCAGACACCGTCAGAATATCCTGGAAAAGCTTAAGGTAAAAAACTCTACCCAGGCTTTTAAAGACAGTTTTTATTAACTCTTCAGCATAAAAAAACGATCCGAAAAGTTCACCTTGTTATTTTGTATCTTAATGATTAAATTTATATCTTGAATACAGATTAGCAAGAACCACGATGAAAAGAAGCGAAGAAATTACCCGCCAGTATTTTACTTTTTTAGACAGGCATATTCAGGATGTTATTTCCGGTGCTGTCCCGGAATTTCTGGAACTGAATGAAATTGCCGGAGAGCTTGCCGTTTCTCACAAGCACCTTACAGATACCGTTAAAAAAGAAACAGGACAGCATCCATGTTTCTTTTATGATGAAAAAATTATTGACCAGATCAAGCAAATGCTCCTAAAAACGGATCAGTCGGTGGCGGAAATCGCCCGTATTTTTACATATGATCCCTCTAATTTTTCAAAATTTTTCAAAAAAATGACCGGCTCTACTCCGGGAAATTTCAGAAATTCTCAAAAAGCTTAAAATCGACTCTTTTTTTTGTTTAATATTGTGGTTGCAAGACAAGTCTGCTGGTTTTTATCTCAGAGTAGGGATTTGAATGCTCGGAGTGTTGTATTTTGGAATCTGTTTAGTGAATTAAAATGTTAAAATAGTGGAAAAATAATCTTTTATAAATGAGCTGTTTGTGAAAAATAATTACTTTTTTTTATTATTTATTTACTAATATTTCTTTATTGTTTGATTTTTTTATTAAATTTAGGTGAGAAAAAACTAATTAATTCAAAAGCAGAAAACGTTAAAAAGAGAGATGTATATTTAAATACTTTGGTTTCCAGATAATAAGAGAAAATATTGTGTCTTTAATAATATTTAATCTTAATAGAGGCGCTTAAGCCTTTTAAATAGTTATATATTTGTTTCTTTTAAACCACAACAAACAAGATTAAGGATGAGCATCAATTTCACAACAGCAACTATTAAAGACTTTGAGAATATACCAGACAACAATATGGCTCAAAGAGCAGAAATTTTTTATGAATATTTAGACTTTGTCAAGTCTAACGGGCACATGAACTACAGACTGAAGAATACTTCAGGAACCAATGCAATACTGAATGTAAATATTGCAGACCAAAACAGAGAATTTGTTAGTTTTGTATCAAGTGATTATCTAGGGTTTACACAACACCCGAAAGTAAAGCAGGCAGCGATCGAAGGAATAGAGAAGTATGGCACCGGAACGGGAGCTACTCCTCTTATCGGGGGCTACTTTGATTACCATAATGCCCTCGAAAAAAAGATTTCCAGTTTTTTTAAAAGAACAGAAGATGAAGCCGTAGTATTTACTACCGGTTATACTGCTAATAGCGCTAGTTTACAGTGTTTAATGCAGAAAGAAGATCTTGCTATTTTAGATATGGCAGTGCATGCCAGCGTACATGAAGGATGTGCTTTTACCAATAAAAAAACATTTCCACACAATAATTTGGAATCTTTGGAACACATTTTGAAGGTATCTGAAAATCTGTACCGTACGAAACTCGTTATTGTGGACGGAGTGTATTCCCAGGATGGTGATACCTCCCGTATTAATGAGATCTATAATCTTGTGAAAAAGTATAATGCCTTTCTCATGGTAGACGACGTGCATGGCGTTGGTATTCTTGGAGAAACGGGCAGAGGGACTTTGGAACAGGCCGGATTATTAGATAAAGTAGACATTATCACAGGAACATTCAGTAAAACGTTTGGAAATCTTGGAGGATATGTTATTGCTGATAAAAAATTGGCAGCCTTTATGAGATTCCATTCCCGTCAGCAGATTTTCTCAGCAACAGCTCCACCATCATCCGCAGGAATTGTTAAAGCCATTGATTTAATAGACGAAGAACCTATCTGGAGAGAAAAACTCTGGAGCAACATCAATTATTTCAAAAAAGGGCTTGATGATTTAGGATTAGATACAGGAGTAACCTGTTCCGCAATTATTCCTGTAAAGATAGGAGATCCCTATGTAACAGGTGAAGCCGGAAAACTACTAATAGAAAAAGGAATATATACCAATCCGATTCTTTATCCTGCTGTACCAAGAAAAGATGCGCGTATCAGGATGAGTGTAACGGCAAGACACGAAAAAGAACATCTCGACAAAACGCTTAATGCGTTTGATGATATTAATAAAAAATTGCATATTGCGAAAAAATAATAATTATGCCTAGAAAAGTAGTGCAGGGCCCCATTAGGGACAAAGAAAAAACAAAGCAAAAACTGCTTGCTGCAGTTGGTAAAATTTTAAGAGTAAAAGGATACTCCGGACTAAAAGTAAGTAAGATTGCCGCAGTTGCCGGATTTGATAAAAAATTGATCTATGAGTACTTTGGAAGTACTGATAAGCTGATTGATGAGTATATCAAATCTCAGGATTACTGGAGCCAGGTCAACCAGGATGTTGATATGGATTTCTCTGACGGTGGACACGAACTTACCAAAATGGTGGTATTGAACCAGTTCGAAAACCTGAAGAAAAATAAAGAACTTCAGAAAATTATCCTTTGGGAGCTTTCGGAAAGCAAGCCTATTCTTAAGAAATTAGTGGAGCAGCGTGAGGAAGTAGGAGAAGTTTTATTCGGAAATATCTCAGATCCTTACTTCGGTGAAGGAGTAGCTACAAGACACAGAGCAATTATGGCTTTGATTGTTTCCGGAGCTTACTATCTTAACCTTTATACAGGATATAACGCAAACAAGTTCTGCGGTATTGACCTGAAAACCGAAGAAGGGAGAAAAGAGATTGAAGGCGCTATAGTTGAGTTAATTGACTTTGCATACAGCAAGAAAAAGTAGAAGGTAAAAGTTTTCCAATTGAAACAGAAATATGTTTTTTGTTCATATTTGAAAACTTTTCATTTTCAAATTAAAACTATATTTCTTATTTTTGACCAATGGAAAATTTTATAGTATCTGCAAGAAAATATCGTCCTCAAGAGTTTGATACAGTTGTAGGGCAATCCCATATTACGGATACTTTAGAACATGCAATTGAAGAAAGTCAGTTAGCTCAGGCATTACTTTTTTGTGGTCCTCGTGGGGTGGGCAAAACCACTTGCGCAAGGATCCTGGCAAGAAAAATCAATGAGAAAGATGGCTCGGTTTCAGAAGACGGCTTTGCTTATAATATCTATGAGCTGGATGCTGCATCCAATAACTCTGTAGATGATATCAGAGAACTGATAGATCAGGTAAGATTTGCCCCTCAGGTTGGTAAATACAAAGTATATATCATAGATGAGGTGCATATGCTGTCTTCTGCCGCTTTCAATGCATTCCTTAAAACACTGGAAGAGCCGCCTGCCCATGCGATTTTTATTCTGGCAACCACGGAGAAACATAAAATTATTCCCACAATTTTATCCCGCTGTCAGATCTATGACTTCAAGAGAATTGTTATTGAAGACATCCAGAATCATCTGAAAAATATTGCCCAGAAAGAAAACATCCAGTACGAAGATGATGCATTGTATCTGATTGCTCAAAAAGCAGATGGTGCACTAAGAGATGCACTTTCCATCTTCGACAGGCTTTCTACCTTCTCCCAGAAAAATATCACGCTGGCAAAAGCTGCCGAAGTACTCAATATTCTGGATTATGATCAGTATTTGAACATCGTGGATCTCGCCAAGGAAAACAAAATTCCGGAAGTGCTTTTCGCGTTCAATGAGATTGTAAAGAAAGGTTTTGATCCTCATATTTTCATTGCCGGACTTGGAAATCATTTCAGAGATCTGATGATGGCGCAGAATGCTTCCACCATGGAACTTATTGAAGTAGGAGAGAAGACCAAAGCTAAGTTTGTAGAACAGGCACAGAAATGGGCCGCCCAGCAGTTGATTGACGGTATTGAAATCTGCAACCATGCGGATATTAATTATAAGAATTCGAAAAATCCAAGACTTACGGTTGAAATTGCATTAATGCAGCTGGCTTCACTGACAGCTAATTTAGGCGATACTAAAAAAAAAAGTTCCTGATCCTGGCTCCGTTTCTCAGTGAGAAACAGGAAGTGAAAATGCCGGAAAAAGCTCCGGAGAAAAAAGAAGTTAAAACGGAACAACAGCCTGTAGTTTCGGAAAAAGCGGAGGAAGCTCCAGTAATAAAAACATCCAAACCCTTATCAAGACCGGGAATCTCTTCCGGTTTCAGCATTAATTCTTTCCTGAATAAAGAAGATAAAGTAGAAGAAACAGAAAATATAACTGTAAGAACCGAAAATCTTCCCCAAAACCATTTTACAGATACAGATCTGCAGATGGAATGGAAAATTATGCTTAAACAGCTTCAGGTGAAAAACAACTTTGTATTTAACGCAGTAAAAACCTTTAAACTGGTAAAAGCTGAAGAACATAAAATCAAAGTTTTGTTCCCTTCAGATTCTGCAAAAGTAGAATTTGATAAAATAAGTGGAGAATTTTTTAATCATTTTAAAAGAAAAATTCAGAACTATATTATCGAGGTAGAATACGTCAGAGACGTTGAAAATCTGAAGATTGAGGTGGTGACGAAGAGAAAAATGTTTGAAAAATTTATAGAAAAAAATCCACTTTTGAAAGATCTTGATGATTTAATGAAGTTTGATTTGACATAATTTTTATATATTTGTCAAATATTTCTGTCGAAAATAAGTTTTTGACAAAAACAAATGACAACCAGAAACGCTAAATAAAGACATTTCCAGAATAAAATGGAAAATTTGACTCAAACATATCAGTCTTTCTTTGCACCCGCTAATTACTTTTTTAGCGGTTATTTTAGTTTTTCTGCTTCTTATTATAGAAATTTCAGAACGTATTACCGATTTTATTGGTACTGTTAACTGAATTTCTTTCCAAAAAATACAGGAGAAGTAGAGCCCTATTATTTTCCTGATTCCTTTAAACAATTTTGAACGGCATTTTTTGAAAAGAATTATAAATTAAATTTTATAATCCAAAGGGCTGTTGCTGTTAACGAAAAAATTACAATAAAAAAACAATAAATTTAGAATAATGAATTTAAATGATTTAAAAAATGAGTGGATCAATGAGCTTACACAGCCGTTAATGATCGCAGGACCATGTAGTGCAGAAAGTGAAGCTCAGATGCTTGAAACGGCTAAAAGGATTAAAGAATCCAATGCCAATGTATCCGTTTTCCGTGCCGGAATCTGGAAACCCCGTACCAAACCAAACGGTTTCGAAGGAGTAGGAGTGATTGGTTTGAACTGGTTGAAAAAAGTAAAAGAAGAATACGGTTTCAAAACAGCTACGGAAGTTGCCAATGCACACCACGTGTTTGCCGCTTTAGAAGCAGATGTAGACGTTCTTTGGATTGGCGCACGTTCTACAGTAAATCCGTTTACAGTACAGGAAATTGCCATGGCTTTAAGAGGAACAGACAAGCCGGTATTCGTGAAAAACCCTGTTAATCCGGATCTTGCCTTATGGATCGGAGCTTTGGAAAGACTTTTAGGTCAGGATATTAAAAACCTGGGAGCCATTCACAGAGGGTTTTCAACCTACCAGAAAACAAAATACAGAAATAACCCGAACTGGCAGATTGCCCTTGATTTCAAAAGCCAGTTTCCCAACATTCCAATGCTGATAGACCCTTCTCACATCTGCGGAAACAGAACAGGTCTTGCTGATATCACACAGGAAGCGCTTAACGTTGGATATCAGGGGGCTATCATTGAATCACACTGCAATCCCGATGAGGCTTGGAGTGACGCATCTCAGCAGATTACCCCGGAAGTTCTGGCAGATCTTATCGGTAATCTGAAAGTGAGAAGTTCTAACCTTGCTGGTTTTGAAGGAGAAATGGGAAGACACAGAACGCTGATTTCTGACCTTGACTTCCAGTTAATTGAACTGCTTTCTCAGAGAATGAAAATATCTGAAAAGATTGGTAAGCTTAAAAAAGAGAACGATATTGCGATCTTCCAGCCGGAGCGTTGGAAAGTCATCACAGAATACGCTACCCAAAAAGCCAAAGAAACAGGAATGTCTCAGGAATTCATTGAAAAAGTATTCAAAGCCATTCACGAAGAATCTATTGAAGTACAGAATAATATAATGATAGAGAAATAAGCCGGAGCCATAAGTAAAAACATCAAAAACTTTTACTCGGTTTTCAGCTGAAAATATAGATTAGGGCTTAGCCATCGGTATTTAGGACAATTGAAACAACTGTTTTTTAAACCTATTTCCTGAATGCTAAGCCCTAATTGCGTATATTTGCACCAGTATTATCTATGAAAGGAAAAATCATTAAATCTACAGGCAGTTGGTACCAGGTTTTGGAATTGGAAACACATAAAATTTTCGAGGCCAGAATCAGGGGGAAATTCAAATTAATAAAAACCAGACTTACCAATCCGCTTGCTGTAGGAGATTTTGTTGAGTTTCAGCTGGAACAGGATGATATTGCCTGGATCACGAAAATTGAGCCACGCACCAACTACCTGATCAGAAAATCGGTAAACCTTTCAAAAGAAGCTCACATTATTGCTTCCAATATTGATTTGGCATGTTTTATTTTCACGCTGAAGCATCCCGAAACATCGTTAGGATTTCTTGACAGATTTTTAGCATGCTGTGAAGCTTATAATATCACGCCCGTTATCCTTTTTAATAAAATGGATGTTTTGCAGGAAGAAGAAATTGAAATTGTAAAAGATATAGAATTCCTTTACCAGGAAATTGGCTATGATACCTTGGAGATTTCATCTTATTCAAAGCTGAACCTTGACCAGCTCCAGGAGATTCTTAAAGATAAAACTTCAGTATTCTTCGGCCATTCCGGTTGTGGAAAATCTACTTTGGTGAATGCTTTGCAGCCCGGACTAAACTTAAAAACTTCCGAAATTTCGGATACCCATCTTAAAGGAAAACATACAACAACTTTTGCCCAGATGCATTTCTGGCATTTCGGCGGAAATGTTATCGATACACCCGGTGTTCGTGAGTTCGCCATGATAGATATTGAAAAAGAAGAGGTACAGCATTACTTCCCGGAGATTTTTAAAAAGAGAGAAGCGTGTAAATTCCACAACTGCCTTCATATCAATGAGCCTAAATGTGCTGTTATTGATGCACTGGAAACTGGTGAAATTCAACATTCCCGTTATGCCACCTACGTTAAGCTGATGGATGAAGCAGAAGAGACTTCTCAAAAATAAACAGTAACGATCCTGCATTATATTGTTGCAGAGTATTCGGTATACAAAGAGACTTTATGAGATAGTCTCTTTTTTTTGTTAAAAATTTTCTTTGCCGGCCTGTTACCTGCCAGGGTTTTGAATTTAGATATAGTTATGCATGACATTTTCTTGTAGATTACATTCGGCACTTTTAGAAGTGTCTTTTTTTGTAGCTATTTTTTGAATTGTGCTGAAAAAAAAACCATTTTTAAATAACTCTACTTTTTGATGTTGCTATTTTGGCGTATAACTCCACTTTTGTCACATTTTAAAAGGTCTTAAAAGTTCTTTTTTGTGAATCTGAATTATTTTGCCAATTGAAATAAAATTAGAAATATCACTAAATATAATGTATTATTGTTTGATAAATTGTAAAATCAATAAAAAATACTTATGTTTTTTGAAAATAAAAAAACCCAGCCGAAGCTGGGTAAAAACTAATAACCATGAAAACTCAAATTAAACATGAGAATCGCAATAGAATAAACAATTACTGTGCCAAAGTTTGGTCTGTAATTTCTTAATAAAAGTTATTTTTATGTTAAAAAAAAATTAAAATAAAAATCAAAGATATTTTTTGTAATTTTGCGCCATTAAAAAAATATACATTTATGTCTAACATTACATTCACTATGATTAAGCCTGATGCTGTTGCAGATGGACATATCGGTGCTATATTGGGTAAGATTGCTGAAGGAGGTTTCAAAATCAAAGCTTTAAAATTAACTCAGCTTACCGTGGCTGATGCAAAAAAATTCTATGAAGTTCACGCTGAAAGACCATTTTACGGAGAATTAGTAGAATTTATGAGCTCAGGTCCTATCGTAGCTGCAGTTTTAGAAAAAGACAACGCAGTGGAAGACTTCAGAACATTAATCGGTTCTACTAACCCTGCAGAAGCTGCAGAAGGTACAATCAGAAAAATGTTTGCAAGAAGCATCGGAGAAAATGCAGTTCACGGTTCAGATTCTGACGAGAATGCA of the Chryseobacterium aureum genome contains:
- a CDS encoding chorismate mutase encodes the protein MNLNDLKNEWINELTQPLMIAGPCSAESEAQMLETAKRIKESNANVSVFRAGIWKPRTKPNGFEGVGVIGLNWLKKVKEEYGFKTATEVANAHHVFAALEADVDVLWIGARSTVNPFTVQEIAMALRGTDKPVFVKNPVNPDLALWIGALERLLGQDIKNLGAIHRGFSTYQKTKYRNNPNWQIALDFKSQFPNIPMLIDPSHICGNRTGLADITQEALNVGYQGAIIESHCNPDEAWSDASQQITPEVLADLIGNLKVRSSNLAGFEGEMGRHRTLISDLDFQLIELLSQRMKISEKIGKLKKENDIAIFQPERWKVITEYATQKAKETGMSQEFIEKVFKAIHEESIEVQNNIMIEK
- the rsgA gene encoding ribosome small subunit-dependent GTPase A: MKGKIIKSTGSWYQVLELETHKIFEARIRGKFKLIKTRLTNPLAVGDFVEFQLEQDDIAWITKIEPRTNYLIRKSVNLSKEAHIIASNIDLACFIFTLKHPETSLGFLDRFLACCEAYNITPVILFNKMDVLQEEEIEIVKDIEFLYQEIGYDTLEISSYSKLNLDQLQEILKDKTSVFFGHSGCGKSTLVNALQPGLNLKTSEISDTHLKGKHTTTFAQMHFWHFGGNVIDTPGVREFAMIDIEKEEVQHYFPEIFKKREACKFHNCLHINEPKCAVIDALETGEIQHSRYATYVKLMDEAEETSQK
- a CDS encoding nucleoside-diphosphate kinase, which translates into the protein MSNITFTMIKPDAVADGHIGAILGKIAEGGFKIKALKLTQLTVADAKKFYEVHAERPFYGELVEFMSSGPIVAAVLEKDNAVEDFRTLIGSTNPAEAAEGTIRKMFARSIGENAVHGSDSDENALIEAQFHFSGREIF